The nucleotide window CACCACCTATGGTGTCGTCGGTGCTGCCGTTGGCGTGAACTTCATCCCGATGGACCCGGTCCTGCTCGGTGTTGAAGTCACCGCCGACTACATGTGGAACACCGGCGCTGCCGTCACCAACTCGGGTGAGTTCTTCGCGAACCTCCGCGCTGGTGCCATCGTCACCGACAACGCCCTGATCTATGCTCTGGGTGGCGTTGGTTTCAACAACACTGCCGCTGGTTCGGTCGGTGTCTATCAGCTCGGTGGTGGTGTTGAATTCGCTGTCAACGACGTCGTCACCGTTCGCGGTGAAATCGTCGGTCAGGGCGACTTCTCCAACACTGCTCCGGATTCGTTCTTCGAGTCGGCTAAGGCCACCGTCGGCGTCTTCTACCACTTCTAAGTTTGTAGCGTCCTGGGGCGGCATTCGCCCCTGGGCCAGCAATCTTGCAACCCATCTCGGCGGACCGATTCATTTCGGTCCGCCGTTTTGGTTTTCAGCGGTCGGAATCGGCCGATGGCTCAGTAGCTACTTGCCGCGGCGAGTACCGTTTTTGTGGGTGGTCACCTGCTGCGAAATGTAGCGATCATGCCAACCTGCCCCATTTTTTCGCAAATCTGTTGCTCTGGACGCCCCGGCCAAGCATGAGTGCACTCGACATTGCGCGCACGTTATATGATTATTCTTATCATATTTTCTTTCCCTTGAAACGTTTGGGGGGAAGGTCTAAGCCGTTGCCCATCACCGGCGCATCGGCCCGCTTGCCCCAATTGCTTCGTGGCCCGTGTGCTTCTCGGCTGCTCTGGCCGGTTTGAACTTTAGGCTGCCGCATGACTGAATTGCTCAGCAATTACCTGCCCATCGTCATCTTTATTGCGCTGTCCGCCCTGATTGGCGGGGCGCTTCTGGTGGCGCCCTTCCTGGTGGCGGTGAAGCGCCCCGATCCTGAAAAGGTCTCCGCCTTCGAGGCCGGCTTTGATGCCTTCAGCGATGCTCGCATGAAGGTGGATGTCCGCTTCTACCTGGTGGCGATTCTCTTCATCATTTTCGATCTGGAAGTGGCCTTCCTCTTCCCCTGGGCTGTGGCGTTCAGGGATGTGGGTTGGTTCGGCTTCTGGTCCATGATGATTTTCCTGGGCGTGCTGACCATCGGCTTTATTTATGAATGGCGTAAGGGAGCTCTGGAATGGGATTGAGCCCGTCCAGTTCGACACTGGTTACCCCGCGTCCCACGGGCGCTATCGATCCGGCAACCGGCAAGCCTGTTGGCGCTGACGATCCGTTTTTCGCAGGCGTGAACAACGAGTTGGCCGATAAGGGCTTTCTCGTGACCACTGTGTCGCAGCTCATCACCTGGGCACGTACCGGCTCGCTGATGTGGATGCAGACGGGTCTCGCCTGCTGCGCTGTGGAAATGATGCAGATGTCCATGCCGCGCTATGACATCGAGCGTTTCGGCACGGCGCCGCGCGCTTCGCCGCGTCAATCCGACGTGCTGATCGTGGCCGGTACCTTGACCAACAAGATGGCGCCCGCCTTGCGCAAGGTCTACGACCAGATGCCCGAGCCGCGCTATGTCATTTCGATGGGTAGCTGCGCCAATGGCGGCGGCTATTACCACTATTCCTATTCCGTCGTGCGCGGTTGCGATCGGGTTCTGCCGGTGGACGTCTACGTCCCGGGCTGCCCGCCGACGGCCGAGGCGCTTCTTTATGGCATCCTGTTGCTGCAAAAGAAGATTCGCCGCGACGGCACGATTGAACGATAGGGCAGGGGCATGGACGAAACTGTTGTCGAGCCGATTGCAATCGACCCGCTCGTAACGCTTGGCGAGCATGTCGCGGCGTCCCTGGGCGATGCAGTCCTGGGTTTTGAGGTGGCCTTTGGCGACCTGACCGTAACCGTGGTCCGCGATTCGATCGTTTCTGTGGCGACCTTCCTGCGCGACGATCCGAAATGCCGGTTCATCAGCTTCGTGGACGTCTGCGGTGCCGACTATCCGTCTCGCGAATTCCGCTTTGACGTGGTCTATCACTTCCTCAGCCCACATCTGAACCAGCGTATCCGCATCAAGCTCGAAGCCGACGATGTCACCCCCGTTCCGTCCATTTGCGACGTTTTTCCGGGTGCCAACTGGTTCGAGCGCGAAACCTACGATCTTTATGGCGTGCTGTTCTCGGGCCATCCGGACCTGCGCCGCATTCTCACCGATTACGGCTTTGACGGTCACCCGCTGCGCAAGGACTTCCCGCTGACCGGCTTTGTTGAAGTTCGCTACGACGAAGAACGTAAGCGCGTGGTCTATGAGCCTGTGACCCTGGCCCAGGAATTCCGCACGTTCGATTACCTGTCGCCCTGGGAAGGCACGGATTATGTGCTGCCCGGCGACGAGAAGGCGAAGAACTGATGTCCGAAGTTGATGTAAGAAACTTCACGCTCAATTTTGGCCCTGTCCATCCCTCGGCCCACGGTGTGCTGCGCATGATTCTCGAGCTCGATGGCGAGCTCGTTGAGCGCGTTGACCCGCATGTGGGCCTGCTGCATCGCGGCACTGAAAAGCTCATCGAGCACAAGACCTATCTACAGGCCGTGCCCTATTTCGACCGCCTCGACTATGTGGCGCCGATGAACCAGGAGCACGCCTTTGCTCTGGCCGTCGAGCGCATGCTGGACATCGAAGTGCCGCGCCGTGGACAGCTGATCCGCGTGCTCTATGCAGAAATCGGTCGCCTGCTGGCGCATCTCATGAACGTGACTACGCAGGCCATGGACATTGGCGCGCTGACGCCACCGCTCTGGGGGTTTGAGCAGCGCGAAAAGCTCATGGTCTTTTACGAGCGCGCTTCCGGCGCCCGTATGCACGCGGCCTATTTCCGCCCCGGTGGTGTCCATCAGGACCTGCCGCAGGCGCTGATCGACGACATTGGTGTGTTCTGCGAGGAATTCCCCAAGGCGCTCAAGGACATCGACACTCTTCTCACCGCCAACCGCATCTTTAAGCAGCGTAACGTCGATATCGGGGTTGTGCCGCTCGAAGAAGCCTGGGGCCGCGGTTTCTCTGGCGTCATGGTGCGCGCTTCCGGTGCCGCATGGGATCTGCGCAAGGCCCAGCCTTACGACGCCTATGCCGAAATGGAATTCGACATTCCGGTCGGCTCCAATGGCGACTGCTATGATCGTTACCTGGTCCGCATGGAGGAAATGCGCCAGGCCAACGAGATCATGCGCCAATGTGTGGCCAAGCTGAATGCGCCGGACGGAAAGGGCCCCGTGGCCTCGACCGACGGCAAGGTGGTGCCGCCCAAGCGCGGCGAGATGAAGCAGTCCATGGAGGCGCTCATCCACCACTTCAAGCTCTATACCGAAGGCTACAAGGTGCCGGCCGGCGAGATCTACGCCGCGGTCGAAGCGCCCAAGGGCGAGTTCGGCGTGTACCTGGTGTCCGACGGCACCAACAAGCCCTATCGTTGCCATATCCGCGCGCCGGGCTTCGCCCATTTGAGCGCCATGGATTATCTCTGCCGCAAGCACATGCTGGCGGACGTGACCGCGATCCTCGGGTCGATTGATATTGTGTTCGGAGAGGTGGATCGCTGATGTCTACGCGACGCCTTGCAGACGAGTCGGTGCAGCCGGCGAGTTTTGCGTTCAACGCTGAAAACCAGGCCTGGGCCGAAAAGCGCATTGCGCTTTACCCGGCTGGCCGTCAGCAGTCTGCCGTCATCCCGCTGCTCATGCGTGCGCAGGATCAGGATGGCTGGGTTACCCGTGCGACGATCGAGAAAGTCGCCGAAATGCTGGATATGCCCTATATCCGCGTTCTCGAAGTGGCGACCTTCTATACCCAGTTCCAGCTCGCCCCCGTTGGCAAGAACGCCCATATCCAGGTCTGCGGGACCACGCCCTGCATGCTGCGCGGTGCCGGGGAGCTGATCGAGGTCTGCAAGCACAAGATCCATCCCGAGCCGCACCATCTCAATGCCGATGGCACCATGAGCTGGGAAGAGGTCGAGTGCCTGGGTGCCTGCGTGAACGCGCCCATGGTCATGATCTATCACGATACCTACGAAGATCTGACGCCCGGGCGCTTTGAAGAGATCGTCGATGCCTTCGCCGCCGGCAAGGGCGAAACGATCTCGCCGGGCCCGCAGATCGATCGCATGACGTCGGCAGCCATCGGCGGCCGTACCACGCTATTGGAACAGCCTACCGCCAAGCGCGAAAAGTTCGTGCCGCCGCCGGCGCCTGAAGCAGAGGCGGCTCCCGCTGCCGCGCCGGCACCGGCCGTCAAGGCGCAGCCGGACACTGCTGCCAAGCCCAAGGATGTCGCCGAAGAGAATGCTCCGGCCGTCAAGGGAACGCCCAAAAAGGCCAAGGTCAGCCAGGCCAAGGCCGAGACCGAGCGCAAATCTGCCGCCGCCGCGGCCAAGGCGGATGGTTCGCCGAACAATGCCATGCGCGAAGGCGCAACCGGCGCTGAATCCAAGGCCGAAGCTATCGACGGCGGCAAAGCCGTCGGCAAGGCCAAGGCGTCTGAGCCGGGCATCGGCGGTGCCTCGGCAGGCGCCAAGAAAACCAGGCCCGCCGACAAGGCGCCTGCTGCCAACCCCGACGAGGTTGTGCCGACCGTCGAAAAGGGTGGCGAGCTGACCCCGCTCTTTGAGCGGCCCGACGGTCCGGTGGACGATCTTAAGCTTATTTCGGGCGTCGGTCCGGTGATCGAGCGCAAGCTCAATGCCCTGGGGATCACTCGCTACGACCAGATCGCCAAGTTCAAGAAGGCCGACATCGCCCGCGTTGACGAGGTTCTGAACTTCAAGGGTCGTATCGAGCGCGACGACTGGCTCAAGCAGGCCAAGGCTCTGGCCAAGGGTGGCGTCGAGGAATACCGCAAGGTGTTCGGGAAGGACCCGCGCTAAATGACCATCGGAGGCATCGACATTGCGGCTCTGACCCTCAAGGACTTCGTCGTTGGCGTGGTCTATGCGGTCTTGGGTACCTTTGTCGTTACCGGTGCAGAGATGGTTTTCGGATTTTCGCTGCCGAGCATGTTGGCTTCGGTAGCGGGGGCCGCAATCGGAATTGCGGCCTGGTTTATCTTTTTGTTGAAGCGGAAAGCCGATCATGCTCGCTGACAAGGATCGCATTTTCACCAATCTCTACGGCCACCACGACTGGCGGCTCGAAGGCGCGCGCGAGCGTGGCTCCTGGGTTGGGACCAAGGAATTCATCGATTCCGGACGCGACTGGATCACCAATGAAGTCAAGTCGTCGGGCCTGCGCGGCCGCGGCGGCGCAGGCTTCCCGACCGGCCTGAAATGGTCGTTCATGCCCAAGCAGTCCGATGGCCGTCCGCATTATCTCCTGGTCAATGCCGACGAATCCGAGCCGGGCACCTGCAAGGACCGCGAGATCCTGCGCCACGATCCGCATCACCTGATCGAGGGCTGCCTTCTGGCTTGCCGCGCCATGGATGCGCACCTGGCCTTCATCTATGTGCGCGGCGAGTTCATCCGTGAACGCCAGCGCCTCGAGGAAGCCGTCCAGGAAGCCTATGACGCCAAGCTGATCGGCAAGGACAATGTCCATGGCTGGGACCTGGACATCATCGTCCATCACGGCGCCGGCGCCTATATCTGCGGCGAAGAAACCGCGCTGATGGAATCGCTTGAAGGCAAGAAGGGCCAGCCGCGTCTCAAGCCGCCATTTCCGGCCGGCATGGGCGTCTATGGCAACCCGACCACTGTCAACAATGTCGAATCCATCGCTGTCGTGCCCGAAATCCTGCGCCGCTCGGGGGCCTGGTTCTCGTCCATCGGCCGGCCGAACAATGTCGGCACCAAGCTGTTCATGGTCTCGGGCCACGTGAACAAGCCGGCCACCTTCGAGGAAGCCCTGGGCGAAAGCTTCAAGGACATCATCGAAAAGCATTGCGGCGGCATTCGCGGCGGCTGGGACAATCTGCTTGCTGTTATTCCTGGCGGCGCATCCTGCCCGGTCGTACGCGGGGAGGACATGATGGACGCCGTCATGGACTTCGACGGCATGCGCGAGAAGAAGTCGAGCTTCGGCACCGGCGGAATGATTGTCATGGACAAGTCCACCGATATCATCAAAGCCATCTGGCGCATCTCGGCCTTCTTCAAGCATGAAAGCTGCGGCCAGTGCACGCCATGCCGCGAAGGCACCGGCTGGATGATGCGCGTCATGGAACGCATGGTGCAGGGTCGCGCCCAGAAACGCGAGATCGACATGCTGTTCGAAGTGACCAAGCAGATCGAAGGGCACACCATCTGCGCCCTCGGCGACGCTGCAGCCTGGCCGATCCAGGGCCTGATCCGCAATTTCCGCCCCACCATCGAGGCGCGGATCGAACAGTATACCTATTCATCCACCAGCGACGGCGCCGTTCCGTCCATCGCGGCGGAGTAAGCCGATGGCCAATATCAAAGTCGACGGGCAGCTCATCGAAGTCCCCGATCATTACACCCTGATGCAGGCTGCCGAGGCCGCAGGCGCCGAAATTCCGCGCTTCTGCTACCACGAGCGCCTGTCGGTCGCCGGCAATTGCCGCATGTGCCTTGTCGAAGTGAAGGGTGGTCCCCCGAAGCCCCAGGCTTCCTGTGCCATGTCGGTCAGGGATCTGCGTCCCGGCCCTAATGGCGAGCCGCCCGAAATGTTCACCAACACGCCCATGGTCAAGAAGGCCCGTGAAGGCGTGATGGAATTCCTGCTGATCAACCACCCGCTCGATTGCCCGATCTGCGATCAGGGCGGTGAATGTGACCTGCAGGACCAGGCCATGGCCTATGGCGTTTCCGGCTCGCGCTTTGCGGAAAACAAGCGCGCCGTCGAAGACAAATATATGGGCCCGCTCATCAAGACCTCGATGAACCGCTGCATTCACTGCACGCGTTGCGTCCGTTTCACCACCGAAGTGGCCGGCATTTCCGAGCTCGGCCTTCTGGGCCGTGGCGAAGACGCCGAGATCACCCCGTACCTTGAACGCGCGCTGACCAGCGAGTTGCAGGGCAATGTCATCGACCTCTGCCCGGTCGGTGCCTTGACCTCCAAGCCCTACGAATTCCACGCCCGTCCGTGGGAGTTGACCAAGACCGAAACCGTGGACGTCATGGATGCGGTCGGTTCGGCTATCCGCGTCGATAGCCGTGGCCGCGAAGTCATGCGCGTCCTGCCGCGCGTCAATGAAGCGATCAACGAAGAGTGGATTTCGGACAAGACCCGCTTCATCTGGGATGGCCTCAAGAGCCAGCGGCTGGACCGCCCCTATGTGCGCAAGTCCGGCAAGCTCCAAGCCGCCACCTGGGACGAGGCGCTTGCCGCCGTCGCCGCCAAGGTCAAGAAGGCCGGCAACAAGGTCGGCGCTATTGCTGGTGATCTCGCCGCCGTCGAGGAAATGTACGCCCTCAAGGGTCTGCTCACCTCGATCGGCTCGGGCATGACGGACGTCCGCCCGGCCATGTCTGGCATCGATCCCTCCATGCCGCGCTCGGCCTATCTGTTCAACCCGACCATTGCCGGGATCGAGCAGGCCGATGCCATCCTCATCATCGGCGCCGACCCGCGCAAGGAAGCCGCGCTGATAAATGCGCGCATCCGCAAGACCTGGCGCGCCACCAACCTGCCCATCGCCGTCATCGGCGAGCAGGCGGACCTGACCTATTCTTACGAATATCTCGGCTCCGGCTTCGAAACGCTGGCCGATCTTGCTGCCGGCAAGGGCGCCTTTGCCGAAACCCTGAAGAACGCCAAGCACCCGCTGATCATCGTGGGCGAAGGGGCCGTCTCGCATGCCGATCTCGGCAAGCAGGCCGGCCGCGACACCATCGCGCTTGCCGCCAAGCTGGCCACCGGCGCCAATGTCGAAGAAGGCTGGAACGGCTTTGCGCTGCTGCACAACGCGGCTAGCCGCGTCGGCGGTCTCGATATCGGCTTCGTGCCGCATGACGGTGGCGTCTGCTCGGCCGATCAGATTGCCCTCGCCGGCAAGGGTGAGCTCGACGTGCTCTTCCTGCTGGGTGCCGACGAATATGACATGTCGGCCATGGGCAAGGCCTTCGTGGTCTATATCGGCAGCCACGGCGACAAGGGCGCGCATCGCGCCGACGTCATCCTGCCCGGCGCCACCTATACGGAAAAGTCGGGCACCTATGTGAACACCGAGGGTCGCGTTCAGGTCACCACCCGCGCCGTGTTCCCGCCGGGCGATGCCAAGGAAGACTGGGCCATCATCCGTGCACTGTCGGGCGCCATCGGTCAGGCTCTGCCATATAACTCGCTGGCCCAGTTGCGCGCCGCCCTCTATGCGGAAATCCCACATCTGGCCCGCATTGACGAGATTGCCCCCGCTTCGGTGGCCGATGTCAAAAAGCTCGCCAAGGCCGCCATCAAGACCAAGTCGGCGCCTTATGCGTCGCTGGTGACCGATTTCTATCTCAGCAATCCGATCGCTCGCGCCTCGGCCACCATGGCCGAATGCGCGCAGATGGCCGCGGGCCTCAAGCAGGCGGCGGAGTAGGGGAGCACAATGGACTTTATACTCGCTGCCCTCGATTACCTTCTGGGTATTCCCGTCTTTGGCTGGGGTACGCAGATAGGTTTTGTCTACAAGGCCTTGGCGCTGCTCGTGGGCCTGTTGATCTTCACCGCCTTCATCCTGCTGGGCGACCGCAAGGTCTGGGCTGCCGTGCAGATGCGCCGCGGTCCAAACGTGGTCGGCCCCTTTGGTCTGCTGCAATCCTTCGCCGACCTCCTCAAATTCGTTTTCAAGGAAGCGGTGATTCCGGCCGGCGCTGACAAAGTGCTGTTCCTGGCCGCTCCCCTGATCACGGCGACGCTGGCGCTTGCCGGTTGGGCGGTCGTGCCGGTGGACAATGGCTGGGCCATGGCCAATATCAACATTGGCATTCTCTACCTGCTCGGCATTTCCTCGCTTGGTGTCTATGGCGTCATCATTGGCGGCTGGGCTTCCAATTCGAAATACCCCTTCCTCGGCGCGTTGCGCTCCGCCGCGCAGATGGTTTCCTACGAAGTCTCCATCGGCCTCGTCATCATCACCGTGCTGCTTTGCGTCGGGTCGTTGAACCTCAATGACATCGTCGTCGCCCAGTCCGAAATGGGCCTGGCCCGTGCCTTAGGCGTGCCGTGGCTGTCATTCCTCAACTGGTTCTGGCTGCCACTCTTCCCCATGTTCGTGGTGTTCTACATTTCGGCCCTGGCCGAAACCAACCGTCCGCCTTTCGACATGGTGGAAGGTGAATCCGAACTGGTGGCAGGCTTCATGACCGAATATTCGGCCACACCCTACCTGCTGTTCATGCTGGGCGAATATATCGCCATCCTGCTCATGTGCGCCATGACCACCATCCTGTTCCTGGGTGGCTGGGCCGCGCCTATCGATCTGCCCCCCTTCACCTGGATTCCCGGGCTGATCTGGTTCTTTATCAAGGTAACGCTCGTTTTCTTCATGTTCGCCATGGCAAAGGCCATCGTGCCCCGCTATCGCTACGATCAGCTCATGCGGATCGGCTGGAAACTGTTCCTGCCGCTCTCGCTGCTCATGGTCGTGATCGTCGCTTTCGTTCTCCAGCTCACCGGCTGGGGCTGGCACGGGGGTATTGCCTGATGCGCGCCGGACAACTCGTCAACAAGCTGCTGCTGACCGAATTCGTATCGGCCTTCTTCCTGGCCATGCGCTACTTTTTCGGGCCCAAGCCGACTATCAACTATCCCTTCGAAAAAGGCCCGGTCTCGCCGCGTTTCCGCGGCGAGCACGCGCTGCGCCGCTATCCCAATGGTGAAGAACGCTGCATTGCCTGCAAGCTGTGCGAGGCCATTTGCCCGGCCCAGGCCATCACCATCGAAGCCGGTCCGCGCCAGAATGACGGCACCCGTCGCACCGTGCGCTACGACATCGATATGGTGAAATGCATCTATTGCGGTTTCTGCCAGGAAGCCTGCCCGGTCGATGCCATCGTCGAAGGTCCGAACTTCGAATTCGCAACTGAAACGCGTGAGGAACTCTATTTCTCGAAAGAGAAGCTCCTCAGCAATGGCGACCGGTGGGAGCGTGAAATCGCTGCCAATCTGGCTGCCGACGCGCCTTATCGCTGAGAGGGAAGAGCATGACCCTTCCGCTGTTCTTCTTCTACGTCTTTGCCGCCATCACCGTGGCGTCGGCCTTCATGGTCATTTCCGCACGCAATCCCGTGCATGCGGTGCTGTTCCTGATCCTGGCCTTCGTCAATGCGGCAGGCCTGTTCATGCTGGCCGGAGCCGAGTTCCTGGCCCTGCTGCTCATCGTGGTCTATGTCGGTGCCGTGGCAGTGCTGTTCCTCTTCGTCGTGATGATGCTCGATGTGGACTTTGCCGAACTCAAATCCGGTCTTCTGGCCTATGCGCCCATCGGCATGGTTGTCGGTGGCATTCTGTTTCTCGAGCTTTTGCTGGTTGCCGGCAGTTTCGTTATAGCGCCTGACGTGGTTGGGGCTGGCGGCCTGCCCATCGATGCGACCGTCGATAATACGCGGGCGCTCGGCCAGGTGCTTTACACGCGCTATGTCTTCCTGTTCCAGGGAGCCGCCGCCGTGCTGCTGGTTGCCATGATTGGCGCCATCGTGCTCACGCTGCGCCACCGGACAGGCATCAAGCGGCAAAGCACGGCATCCCAGTTGGGGCGCAAGCCCAGCGAAACGGTGCGGAACGTCAAGGTCAAAAGCGGTCAGGGGCTATAGGGGGTTACTATGGGTCTGGAAATCGGGCTCGGTCATTACCTGACCGTAGCAGCAATCCTGTTCACGCTCGGCGTGTTCGGCATCTTCATCAACCGCAAGAACATCATCGTCATCCTGATGTCGGTGGAACTGATCCTGCTCGCGGTGAATCTCAACTTCGTGGCCTTCAGCGCACATCTTAATGACCTGCAGGGTCAGGTCTTTGCGCTGATGATCCTCACCGTGGCCGCCGCCGAGGCCGCTATCGGTCTGGCCATCCTCGTTATTTTCTACCGCAACCGTGGCTCCATCGCGGTTGAAGACGTCAATATGATGAAGGGCTAAGAGCACCGCTATGATCATTCAGGCGATTGTTTTCCTGCCCCTTATCGGGGCGTTGATTGCGGGCCTGCTGGGCCGCCAGATCGGCCACCGGCCATCCGAATTCATCACCACCGGTCTGCTGCTCATCGCGGCGGTGCTGAGCTGGTACGTGTTTATTCCGGTTGCCTTTGGTGACGGCCTTGCCGGTGCCGTGGGTGACGGACATGCGGCCGTGGTCAAGGTTGAGGTGATGCGTTGGATCCAGGTCGGCGACATGGATCTGCGTTGGACCCTGCGCGTCGATACGCTGACGGCCATCATGCTGGTCGTGGTCAATACGGTGTCGGCCCTCGTTCACCTTTATTCCATCGGCTATATGCACGATGATCCGCACCGGTCGCGCTTCTTTGCCTATCTCTCGCTCTTCACCTTCGCCATGCTCATGCTGGTGACGGCCGACAACTTCCTGCAGATGTTCTTCGGCTGGGAAGGTGTGGGTCTGGCCTCCTATCTGCTGATCGGTTTCTGGTACACCAAGCCGTCGGCCAATGCGGCGGCCATGAAGGCATTTGTGGTCAACCGCGTCGGCGACTTCGGCTTTGCGCTCGGCATTTTTGGCGCCTTCCTCGTGCTTGGTCACATCGATTTCGACGGTGCCTTCCAAGCTGCCGATGAATTCGCCACCACCGGCCTGCCGACTATCCAGTTCCTCTCCTGGCAGCTCGATGCCATGACGGTGGTCTGCCTGCTGCTCTTCATGGGCGCCATGGGTAAATCGGCCCAGTTCCTGCTGCACACCTGGCTGCCGGACGCTATGGAAGGCCCGACCCCGGTTTCGGCGCTCATCCATGCCGCCACCATGGTGACGGCCGGTGTGTTCATGGTGGCGCGTCTCTCGCCGTTGTTCGAAACCTCGCCCTTCGCATTGACTGTCGTCATTGTCATCGGCGCCATCACCGCCTTCTTCGCGGCGACGGTTGGTCTGGTGCAGAACGACATCAAGCGCGTCATCGCTTATTCGACCTGTTCGCAGCTGGGCTACATGTTCGTGGCTCTGGGGGTAGGGGCCTATTCGGCCGGCATCTTCCACCTGTTCACCCACGCCTTCTTCAAGGCTCTGCTGTTCCTCGGCGCCGGCTCGGTCATCCATGCCATGCATCACGAGCAGGATATGCGGAACATGGGTGGCCTCAGGAAGAAGATCCCCATCACCTATGCGATGATGATGATCGGTACGCTGGCCCTGACTGGCGTCGGTATTCCGGGCACCAATTTCGGTTTCGCCGGCTTCTTCTCCAAGGATGCCATCATCGAAAGCGCCTACGCCTTCGGTGGCAATGTGGGCTCCTTCGCCTTCTGGCTCTTGGTCGTGGCTGCCCTGTTCACCAGCTTCTATTCCTGGCGCCTGGTGCACCTGACCTTCCACGGCACGCCGCGTGAGGCAGCGCATGGTCACGACGATCACGCCCACGACGGTCACGACCATCATGGCTCGGCCTATGACAACGCCCATGAATCGCCCAATGTCATGCTGGTGCCGCTTTATGTGCTGGCTGTCGGCGCGGTGCTGGCCGGCGTGGTGTTCTACGGCATGTTCTTCCACGACGTGGAGCATATTGAACACTTCTTTGCCGGATCGCTCTTTGTCGACCACGAGTTGATCGAAGGCGCGCACCACGTGCCGCTCTGGGTCAAGTGGAGCGCCAGCATCGCCATGATCATCGGTTTCGTGACGGCCTGGTACATGTATATCCGACGTCCCGATGTTCCGGGCAAACTGGCCGCCGCCAATCCCGGGCTCTACAAGTTCCTGCTCAACAAGTGGTACTTCGACGAGCTTTACGACACGATCTTCGTCAAGCCCGCGCTTTGGATCGGCAACGCCATCTGGAAGGGCTTTGATGACTGGCTGGTCGACGGCAAGATTGCCGAAGGCCTTGGCCGTCGCGTCCAGAACGTCACGAGCTGGGTCGTCAAGCTCCAGTCCGG belongs to Devosia sp. XK-2 and includes:
- a CDS encoding NADH-quinone oxidoreductase subunit D translates to MSEVDVRNFTLNFGPVHPSAHGVLRMILELDGELVERVDPHVGLLHRGTEKLIEHKTYLQAVPYFDRLDYVAPMNQEHAFALAVERMLDIEVPRRGQLIRVLYAEIGRLLAHLMNVTTQAMDIGALTPPLWGFEQREKLMVFYERASGARMHAAYFRPGGVHQDLPQALIDDIGVFCEEFPKALKDIDTLLTANRIFKQRNVDIGVVPLEEAWGRGFSGVMVRASGAAWDLRKAQPYDAYAEMEFDIPVGSNGDCYDRYLVRMEEMRQANEIMRQCVAKLNAPDGKGPVASTDGKVVPPKRGEMKQSMEALIHHFKLYTEGYKVPAGEIYAAVEAPKGEFGVYLVSDGTNKPYRCHIRAPGFAHLSAMDYLCRKHMLADVTAILGSIDIVFGEVDR
- the nuoF gene encoding NADH-quinone oxidoreductase subunit NuoF codes for the protein MLADKDRIFTNLYGHHDWRLEGARERGSWVGTKEFIDSGRDWITNEVKSSGLRGRGGAGFPTGLKWSFMPKQSDGRPHYLLVNADESEPGTCKDREILRHDPHHLIEGCLLACRAMDAHLAFIYVRGEFIRERQRLEEAVQEAYDAKLIGKDNVHGWDLDIIVHHGAGAYICGEETALMESLEGKKGQPRLKPPFPAGMGVYGNPTTVNNVESIAVVPEILRRSGAWFSSIGRPNNVGTKLFMVSGHVNKPATFEEALGESFKDIIEKHCGGIRGGWDNLLAVIPGGASCPVVRGEDMMDAVMDFDGMREKKSSFGTGGMIVMDKSTDIIKAIWRISAFFKHESCGQCTPCREGTGWMMRVMERMVQGRAQKREIDMLFEVTKQIEGHTICALGDAAAWPIQGLIRNFRPTIEARIEQYTYSSTSDGAVPSIAAE
- the nuoE gene encoding NADH-quinone oxidoreductase subunit NuoE; this encodes MSTRRLADESVQPASFAFNAENQAWAEKRIALYPAGRQQSAVIPLLMRAQDQDGWVTRATIEKVAEMLDMPYIRVLEVATFYTQFQLAPVGKNAHIQVCGTTPCMLRGAGELIEVCKHKIHPEPHHLNADGTMSWEEVECLGACVNAPMVMIYHDTYEDLTPGRFEEIVDAFAAGKGETISPGPQIDRMTSAAIGGRTTLLEQPTAKREKFVPPPAPEAEAAPAAAPAPAVKAQPDTAAKPKDVAEENAPAVKGTPKKAKVSQAKAETERKSAAAAAKADGSPNNAMREGATGAESKAEAIDGGKAVGKAKASEPGIGGASAGAKKTRPADKAPAANPDEVVPTVEKGGELTPLFERPDGPVDDLKLISGVGPVIERKLNALGITRYDQIAKFKKADIARVDEVLNFKGRIERDDWLKQAKALAKGGVEEYRKVFGKDPR
- a CDS encoding NADH-quinone oxidoreductase subunit A; translated protein: MTELLSNYLPIVIFIALSALIGGALLVAPFLVAVKRPDPEKVSAFEAGFDAFSDARMKVDVRFYLVAILFIIFDLEVAFLFPWAVAFRDVGWFGFWSMMIFLGVLTIGFIYEWRKGALEWD
- a CDS encoding NADH-quinone oxidoreductase subunit B, whose amino-acid sequence is MGLSPSSSTLVTPRPTGAIDPATGKPVGADDPFFAGVNNELADKGFLVTTVSQLITWARTGSLMWMQTGLACCAVEMMQMSMPRYDIERFGTAPRASPRQSDVLIVAGTLTNKMAPALRKVYDQMPEPRYVISMGSCANGGGYYHYSYSVVRGCDRVLPVDVYVPGCPPTAEALLYGILLLQKKIRRDGTIER
- a CDS encoding NADH-quinone oxidoreductase subunit C, with the protein product MDETVVEPIAIDPLVTLGEHVAASLGDAVLGFEVAFGDLTVTVVRDSIVSVATFLRDDPKCRFISFVDVCGADYPSREFRFDVVYHFLSPHLNQRIRIKLEADDVTPVPSICDVFPGANWFERETYDLYGVLFSGHPDLRRILTDYGFDGHPLRKDFPLTGFVEVRYDEERKRVVYEPVTLAQEFRTFDYLSPWEGTDYVLPGDEKAKN
- the nuoG gene encoding NADH-quinone oxidoreductase subunit NuoG, producing MANIKVDGQLIEVPDHYTLMQAAEAAGAEIPRFCYHERLSVAGNCRMCLVEVKGGPPKPQASCAMSVRDLRPGPNGEPPEMFTNTPMVKKAREGVMEFLLINHPLDCPICDQGGECDLQDQAMAYGVSGSRFAENKRAVEDKYMGPLIKTSMNRCIHCTRCVRFTTEVAGISELGLLGRGEDAEITPYLERALTSELQGNVIDLCPVGALTSKPYEFHARPWELTKTETVDVMDAVGSAIRVDSRGREVMRVLPRVNEAINEEWISDKTRFIWDGLKSQRLDRPYVRKSGKLQAATWDEALAAVAAKVKKAGNKVGAIAGDLAAVEEMYALKGLLTSIGSGMTDVRPAMSGIDPSMPRSAYLFNPTIAGIEQADAILIIGADPRKEAALINARIRKTWRATNLPIAVIGEQADLTYSYEYLGSGFETLADLAAGKGAFAETLKNAKHPLIIVGEGAVSHADLGKQAGRDTIALAAKLATGANVEEGWNGFALLHNAASRVGGLDIGFVPHDGGVCSADQIALAGKGELDVLFLLGADEYDMSAMGKAFVVYIGSHGDKGAHRADVILPGATYTEKSGTYVNTEGRVQVTTRAVFPPGDAKEDWAIIRALSGAIGQALPYNSLAQLRAALYAEIPHLARIDEIAPASVADVKKLAKAAIKTKSAPYASLVTDFYLSNPIARASATMAECAQMAAGLKQAAE